Part of the bacterium genome is shown below.
AGTCGGAGGCCGCGACCTGGTTCGGGTGGATCCGCCTCGGCGCCATCCCCGCGATCCTGGTCCTGCCTCTCGCCGATCGAATGGGCCGCCGGATCGTCTTCCTGGTCGCGATCGTCGGGATGAGCGTCGGGACCCTGCTCTCGGGCTTCGCGCCGAACGTCGAGAGCTTCGTCGCGATGCAGACGATCACGCGAACCTTCATCGTCGCCGCGATCTCCTGCGCGATCGTGATCATCGCCGAGGAGCTGCCGGCCGCGAATCGGGGCTGGGGAATCGGGATCCTCGGCGCGATCGGTGCCTTCGGCTATGGCCTCGGCGCCATCCTCTACGCATTCATCGACGTCTTGCCCTATGGATGGCGCGCCATGTACATGGTCGGCGGCGTCCCGCTCCTGCTCATGCCGCGCTTCATTCGCAACATCCCCGAGACCGCGCGCTTTCTGGAGGAGCGCGCCGAGCGGATCGCCGGTCGGCGCCCCGAGAGCGGATGGATCTCCCCGCTCGTCGAGCTCGTGGGGCGCTATCCCGGGCGCGTCGTGGGCGTGGCCGCGATGGCCCTCTTCTTCGCGACCGGTTCGTCTCCGGCCTTCGGTCTGCTCTCGGACTTCGTGCAGACGACCCATCAATGGACGCCCGCCAACTACTCGTTGATGGCGCTGGTCGCAGGGACCTTCGGGATCGTCGGGAACTCGGCGATGGGATGGGCCGCGGATCGCTGGGGCCGGCGCCCGGTCGCGATCTTCGGCTTCGGCTTCTTTCCGTTGACCGCGTTCGCGCTCTATTTCGGTCCCGAGACGACGCTCCCCCTGGTCTGGATTCCCTTCGTGTTCCTGCTGACGGGTGGCAACGTCCTGATGCGCATCATCGTGACGGAGCTCTTCCCCACGTCCAGTCGGAATACGGCCATGGGCTGGGGAACCCTCATGGAGACCGTGGGGGCGGCGGCCGGGTACTGGCTGGTCGGTGGTTTCACGACCGTCGGTGCCTCGATCGCGCCCGCGGCGGTGGGTGTCAGTGCGCTGACCCTCGTCGCCGTCTTCGTCATGCTCTTCATCCCCGAGACCGCGGGGCGGGAGCTTGAAGAGACCAGCCAGAACGCCTAGGCCGGCGGCCACCGCGACGCGCCCGCGGCGGGCCCATTCGCTACCGTGGCGCGCGAACCCTGCCGCCGGTGAAGCGGGCGACGCCTCTTCCCGACACGAGATTCGATGGATCCCAAGATCATCTTCTGGGCCGCAGCCCTCCTGAACCTCGGTGTGCTC
Proteins encoded:
- a CDS encoding MFS transporter, which codes for MQETGRDGGAAHDSDQTLRRVARPWWLPHFLGRVPLGLNERHVALVGVVALAALFENYDQSMLTSAFKQIREDFVLSQSEAATWFGWIRLGAIPAILVLPLADRMGRRIVFLVAIVGMSVGTLLSGFAPNVESFVAMQTITRTFIVAAISCAIVIIAEELPAANRGWGIGILGAIGAFGYGLGAILYAFIDVLPYGWRAMYMVGGVPLLLMPRFIRNIPETARFLEERAERIAGRRPESGWISPLVELVGRYPGRVVGVAAMALFFATGSSPAFGLLSDFVQTTHQWTPANYSLMALVAGTFGIVGNSAMGWAADRWGRRPVAIFGFGFFPLTAFALYFGPETTLPLVWIPFVFLLTGGNVLMRIIVTELFPTSSRNTAMGWGTLMETVGAAAGYWLVGGFTTVGASIAPAAVGVSALTLVAVFVMLFIPETAGRELEETSQNA